In one Chitinophaga sancti genomic region, the following are encoded:
- the tnpC gene encoding IS66 family transposase: MSESAAHINYKELYEATLLMNQHLLKGMEQQQKSNQSLQDQVAQLQYQLQQLTKLLKGFKSERFVPATISNMQSELGFSLEITAFATNLEDVSKISYTRKKKTNDESELTSISKLPDHLRRETTVLEPVEDVTDCVKIGEEVRETLSWKPGEIFVNRTVVNVYSRIATGKKGKEIIIKSALPVRAINKCLADPALLAQITVDKLVDHKPLNRQLETFKRNGVIIAYSIIADWICLVAKALQPLGIILLKEMYKYDYWHADETTIEVLDRAKEKETHKGYYWSYLTGDGKLIYYDYQPGRGGERPLSILKDFKGNLQVDGYAIYDELPLEDITIFYCMAHARRRIYDAQSNNIKLASHALAEIAKLYAIEQECKDENLSEEQIKEYRLKKSIPILKEPGEWMVNEYKQLRPKTLIAKALAYSIKRWEKLSLYATTGHLQIDNNAIERCMRSVAVGRKNYLFCGSHDAAGRAGRLYSLLVTCKLNNVNPYEWLKDILSQDLSEIPINQIKNLLPHNWKK; encoded by the coding sequence AGTTAACCAAGCTTTTAAAAGGATTTAAATCAGAACGTTTTGTTCCAGCTACAATCTCTAATATGCAGTCTGAGCTGGGTTTTTCTCTTGAAATAACGGCTTTTGCTACCAATCTGGAAGACGTAAGTAAGATTAGCTATACGAGAAAAAAGAAGACTAATGATGAGTCTGAACTGACAAGCATATCAAAATTACCTGATCATCTTAGACGGGAAACTACAGTATTAGAGCCTGTAGAGGACGTAACCGATTGTGTAAAGATCGGAGAAGAAGTACGTGAAACGTTGAGCTGGAAACCGGGAGAAATATTTGTTAATCGGACTGTTGTAAATGTTTACAGTCGCATCGCTACTGGAAAAAAGGGGAAGGAAATTATTATCAAATCAGCACTTCCTGTAAGGGCAATAAATAAATGCCTTGCTGATCCTGCCTTATTGGCGCAAATAACAGTTGACAAGCTAGTAGATCATAAGCCACTCAATCGTCAACTGGAGACATTCAAACGTAATGGAGTAATAATTGCATACTCCATTATTGCAGATTGGATTTGCCTTGTTGCGAAAGCTCTTCAACCATTGGGGATTATACTCTTGAAAGAGATGTATAAGTATGATTACTGGCATGCAGATGAAACCACTATTGAAGTATTAGATAGAGCAAAAGAAAAGGAGACTCATAAAGGATACTATTGGAGCTACCTAACAGGTGATGGGAAATTAATTTACTATGATTATCAGCCTGGCCGTGGAGGAGAACGACCACTGAGTATACTAAAGGATTTTAAAGGAAATCTTCAAGTGGACGGTTACGCCATTTACGATGAACTTCCACTTGAAGATATTACAATCTTCTACTGTATGGCGCACGCGCGGCGGCGAATATATGACGCCCAAAGCAATAACATAAAACTAGCTTCACACGCATTGGCTGAAATAGCAAAGCTATATGCAATAGAACAGGAATGCAAAGATGAAAATCTAAGTGAAGAACAAATAAAGGAATATCGGCTAAAGAAAAGTATTCCCATACTCAAAGAGCCAGGTGAATGGATGGTAAACGAGTATAAACAACTTCGCCCCAAAACGCTCATTGCAAAAGCACTTGCCTATAGTATTAAAAGGTGGGAAAAGCTAAGCCTATATGCAACTACAGGACATCTTCAAATAGACAATAACGCGATTGAGCGTTGTATGAGAAGTGTGGCTGTTGGAAGGAAAAATTATTTATTCTGCGGTAGTCATGACGCAGCCGGAAGAGCTGGGCGACTTTACTCTTTACTAGTTACCTGCAAGCTCAATAATGTAAACCCATACGAATGGCTGAAAGATATACTGAGCCAAGACCTGAGTGAAATCCCCATCAATCAGATTAAAAATCTACTACCTCACAATTGGAAAAAATAG
- a CDS encoding transposase domain-containing protein: MTCKLNNVNPHNWLKDVLSRDINEMPINQIKTLLPYNWKG; this comes from the coding sequence GTGACCTGCAAACTGAACAATGTTAATCCACATAACTGGCTGAAGGATGTTCTGAGTAGGGATATCAATGAAATGCCTATCAATCAGATCAAAACCTTGCTGCCATATAACTGGAAAGGTTAA